A section of the Coleofasciculus chthonoplastes PCC 7420 genome encodes:
- a CDS encoding DUF262 domain-containing protein, with the protein MTDLKNINEEFSEEDTDIDNGNWSEFEEEEIEPEEEETTEPFDPTKIRVDTRSMTIDLVLSRIEHDELDLAPNFQRRAGIWTDAAKSRLIESILIRIPLPAFYMDATNEDKWLVVDGLQRLTALKQFVIDKQLRLIGLEYLNEIENNSYEEIPRKYQRRIQETQITVYLIEKGTPPKVKFNIFKRINTGGLPLSAQEIRHAINQGKATKILSKLAESTEFKRSTSITKKSIIRMEDHEFVLRFLAFMITDYRNYKSKILDDFLNDTMIKLNGMTDDKLSNFEHEFTKSMNAAHEIFGKYAFRKRSQANLKRKYPLNKALFESWSVNLAKISSDNLNILKERKESLNKNFINLMETDEEFMGAISQGTGKVNQVKHRFGTIEKLIKEVLT; encoded by the coding sequence GTGACAGATTTGAAAAACATAAACGAAGAATTCTCTGAGGAAGATACTGATATTGATAATGGCAACTGGAGCGAGTTTGAGGAAGAGGAGATTGAGCCAGAGGAAGAAGAAACCACTGAACCTTTTGATCCAACTAAGATTAGGGTTGATACCAGATCAATGACTATCGACTTAGTGCTTTCACGCATTGAGCATGATGAACTTGACTTAGCACCTAATTTTCAACGTCGAGCAGGAATCTGGACTGATGCCGCTAAAAGCAGACTAATTGAGTCTATCTTAATTCGTATTCCATTACCAGCATTCTACATGGATGCAACCAATGAGGATAAATGGTTAGTTGTAGATGGTTTACAACGATTAACTGCACTAAAACAGTTTGTTATTGATAAGCAACTTAGACTAATTGGACTGGAGTATCTCAACGAAATAGAGAATAATAGTTATGAGGAAATTCCTCGAAAGTATCAGCGTCGAATTCAGGAAACTCAAATAACAGTTTATCTAATTGAAAAAGGCACACCTCCGAAGGTTAAATTTAATATATTCAAACGTATTAACACAGGTGGATTACCTCTATCTGCACAGGAAATACGCCATGCAATTAACCAGGGTAAAGCAACAAAAATTTTGTCTAAACTAGCTGAATCTACAGAATTCAAGAGATCCACAAGTATTACAAAAAAAAGTATAATTCGCATGGAAGATCATGAATTTGTATTGAGGTTCTTGGCTTTTATGATTACTGATTACAGAAATTACAAATCAAAAATATTAGATGATTTTCTCAATGATACAATGATAAAATTGAATGGGATGACAGACGATAAATTAAGTAATTTTGAACATGAGTTTACAAAATCTATGAATGCAGCACATGAAATATTTGGTAAATATGCTTTTCGCAAGCGATCTCAAGCTAATCTCAAAAGAAAATATCCACTCAATAAAGCTTTGTTTGAATCTTGGTCAGTCAATCTTGCTAAAATCAGTTCTGACAATTTGAATATACTCAAAGAAAGGAAAGAATCTCTCAATAAAAACTTTATTAATCTAATGGAAACAGATGAAGAATTTATGGGAGCTATTTCTCAAGGTACTGGCAAAGTTAATCAAGTAAAACATCGATTTGGTACTATTGAAAAATTAATAAAGGAAGTGCTGACATGA
- a CDS encoding UPF0175 family protein, protein MSVVIPNEIVKASGMSAEELMLELVILLFQKDKISLGKASELVGMNQLRFQRLLAERNICIHYDVVEFQEDLKSLQERGWL, encoded by the coding sequence ATGAGTGTTGTAATTCCTAATGAAATCGTCAAAGCCAGTGGGATGTCAGCGGAAGAGTTGATGTTAGAGTTAGTTATTCTACTCTTTCAAAAAGATAAAATATCTTTGGGGAAAGCCAGTGAGTTAGTAGGGATGAATCAACTCCGATTTCAGCGATTGCTAGCTGAGCGTAATATTTGCATCCATTATGATGTAGTTGAGTTTCAAGAAGATCTGAAGAGCTTACAAGAACGAGGTTGGCTGTGA
- a CDS encoding Tse2 family ADP-ribosyltransferase toxin, protein MIHSGADHQPQETTTTANVVKRVTVPITLYAFGNRQRPRPPRQNKDIAVDNDCVKPTNPPTGASTFGDVQYAPLTGHYHKLNQNTQLPEGLDVIADGREVGGTHSPTHHTIYPSREMPFTEFVEKFLSSGWVYAGKKEIR, encoded by the coding sequence GTGATTCATAGCGGGGCAGATCACCAACCCCAAGAGACTACAACAACCGCTAATGTAGTCAAGCGAGTTACCGTACCTATAACACTCTACGCCTTTGGTAACAGACAACGCCCTCGTCCACCGCGTCAAAATAAAGATATTGCTGTTGACAATGATTGTGTAAAACCGACAAACCCACCAACAGGAGCATCTACCTTTGGCGATGTTCAATACGCACCACTCACAGGACACTACCACAAGCTTAATCAGAATACACAATTACCTGAAGGTCTTGATGTAATCGCTGATGGTAGAGAGGTGGGTGGTACTCACTCACCAACCCATCATACAATTTACCCCAGTCGAGAAATGCCATTTACAGAATTTGTGGAAAAATTTCTAAGTAGTGGATGGGTGTACGCTGGTAAGAAGGAAATAAGATAG
- a CDS encoding ferredoxin:protochlorophyllide reductase (ATP-dependent) subunit N, translated as MTTDQTPQSLEFECETGNYHTFCPISCVAWLYQKIEDSFFLVIGTKTCGYFLQNAMGVMIFAEPRYAMAELEEGDISAQLNDYEELKRLCLQIKRDRNPSVIVWIGTCTTEIIKMDLEGLAPKLEAELGIPIVTARANGLDYAFTQGEDTVLAAMAHKCPKEAPKVEAEKEERNAISKLLNFGRQKEDVAAEESEYVDHPPLVLFGSLPDPVVTNLTLELKKQGIKVSGWLPAKRYTELPVIEEGYYVAGVNPFLSRTATTLMRRRKCKLIGAPFPIGPDGTRAWIEKICSVFGIEPKGLDEREAHIWENLEEYVKLVRGKSVFFMGDNLLEISLARFLIRCGMTCPEIGIPYMDKRYQKAELDLLEKTCQEMGVPTPKIIEKPDNYNQIQRIYESKPDLVITGMAHANPLEARGINTKWSVEFTFAQIHGFTNARDILELATRPLRRNNSLKDLGWDKLVKEEAKV; from the coding sequence ATGACTACAGATCAAACCCCCCAATCGCTAGAGTTTGAATGTGAAACTGGAAATTACCATACATTTTGCCCGATTAGCTGTGTAGCTTGGCTTTATCAGAAGATTGAAGATAGTTTCTTCTTAGTGATTGGGACGAAAACCTGTGGTTACTTCCTGCAAAATGCCATGGGGGTGATGATTTTCGCCGAACCTCGTTATGCGATGGCGGAATTGGAAGAAGGAGATATTTCCGCCCAATTAAATGACTACGAAGAACTGAAGCGGTTATGTTTACAGATTAAGCGCGATCGCAACCCTAGTGTAATTGTCTGGATTGGCACTTGCACCACCGAAATCATTAAGATGGATTTGGAAGGCTTAGCGCCGAAGTTAGAAGCCGAGCTTGGGATTCCCATTGTTACAGCGCGGGCGAATGGGTTGGACTATGCGTTCACTCAAGGGGAAGATACCGTTCTGGCGGCGATGGCGCACAAATGTCCGAAAGAAGCACCCAAGGTAGAAGCGGAAAAAGAAGAACGGAATGCGATTTCCAAACTACTCAACTTCGGACGCCAGAAAGAAGACGTTGCGGCGGAAGAATCAGAGTATGTGGATCATCCTCCCCTGGTATTATTTGGGTCATTACCTGACCCCGTGGTAACGAATCTTACCCTGGAACTGAAGAAGCAAGGAATTAAAGTTTCCGGTTGGTTACCCGCGAAGCGATATACGGAACTTCCGGTGATTGAAGAAGGGTATTATGTCGCAGGTGTCAACCCCTTCTTAAGCCGCACCGCCACAACCTTAATGCGTCGCCGCAAGTGTAAATTAATTGGCGCACCGTTCCCCATTGGACCCGATGGGACTCGCGCCTGGATTGAAAAGATTTGTTCCGTGTTTGGAATTGAACCGAAGGGATTAGACGAACGGGAAGCCCATATTTGGGAAAACTTGGAAGAGTATGTCAAGTTAGTACGGGGTAAATCGGTTTTCTTCATGGGGGATAACTTACTGGAAATTTCCCTGGCTCGTTTCTTAATTCGCTGTGGAATGACTTGTCCAGAAATTGGCATTCCCTATATGGATAAGCGGTATCAGAAAGCGGAATTGGATCTGCTGGAGAAAACCTGTCAGGAGATGGGAGTACCGACACCAAAGATTATCGAGAAACCGGATAACTACAATCAAATTCAGCGAATTTATGAGTCGAAACCGGACTTGGTGATTACGGGAATGGCTCATGCAAATCCCTTAGAAGCGCGAGGAATTAATACTAAGTGGTCCGTTGAGTTTACATTTGCTCAGATTCACGGCTTTACCAATGCGCGGGATATTCTGGAATTAGCAACTCGTCCTCTGCGCCGCAATAACAGCCTCAAGGATTTGGGTTGGGATAAGTTGGTGAAAGAAGAAGCGAAGGTTTGA
- the bchL gene encoding ferredoxin:protochlorophyllide reductase (ATP-dependent) iron-sulfur ATP-binding protein — MKLSVYGKGGIGKSTTSCNISVALARRGKKVLQIGCDPKHDSTFTLTGFLIPTIIDTLQEKDYHYEDVWPEDVIYKGYGGVDCVEAGGPPAGAGCGGYVVGETVKLLKELNAFDEYDVILFDVLGDVVCGGFAAPLNYSDYCMIVTDNGFDALFAANRIAASVREKARTHPLRLAGLIGNRTSKRDLIDKYIEAVPIPVLEILPLIEDIRISRVKGKTIFEMAETDPSLIPVCDYYLNIADQVLARPEGVVPNDSPDRELFSLLSDFYLNPQQPKVTSEEEELDLMMV, encoded by the coding sequence GTGAAACTCTCAGTTTATGGAAAAGGCGGTATTGGTAAGTCCACAACAAGCTGTAATATCTCCGTAGCTTTAGCCAGACGTGGAAAAAAGGTGTTGCAAATTGGCTGCGATCCGAAACATGACAGCACCTTTACCCTGACAGGCTTCTTAATTCCCACGATTATCGATACGCTTCAGGAAAAGGATTATCACTACGAAGACGTTTGGCCCGAAGACGTTATCTATAAAGGTTATGGCGGCGTTGATTGCGTCGAAGCAGGTGGACCCCCTGCTGGTGCAGGTTGCGGTGGCTACGTTGTCGGTGAGACAGTGAAGCTACTCAAGGAACTTAATGCGTTTGACGAGTACGATGTAATTCTATTTGACGTTCTCGGTGACGTCGTTTGTGGGGGATTTGCTGCACCTCTGAACTATTCCGACTACTGCATGATCGTTACCGATAACGGCTTTGATGCGTTATTCGCGGCGAACCGAATTGCGGCGTCTGTACGTGAAAAAGCCCGTACCCACCCCTTACGCCTAGCTGGACTGATCGGCAATCGTACCTCGAAGCGGGATCTGATCGATAAGTATATTGAAGCTGTACCCATTCCCGTGTTGGAGATTCTGCCCTTAATTGAAGATATTCGCATTTCGCGGGTTAAAGGGAAAACCATTTTTGAAATGGCAGAAACTGATCCATCTCTGATACCTGTGTGTGATTACTATCTGAATATTGCTGATCAAGTGTTGGCGCGTCCCGAAGGTGTCGTTCCCAATGACTCCCCCGATCGCGAGTTGTTCTCTTTACTGTCTGACTTCTACCTGAATCCCCAACAACCTAAGGTAACGTCAGAGGAAGAAGAACTTGACCTGATGATGGTGTAA
- a CDS encoding Rpn family recombination-promoting nuclease/putative transposase: MKFISPKVDYAFKKIFGSEQSKEVLISFLNAIIYKGDKIIQSLTIANPYNPGQAITLKDTYLDIKAVLANGSVVIIEMQIARVTAFSKRIVYNLSKAYSNQLGIGENYLILNPVIGVTITDFILFNNTPDVINQFVFQEKNKNFEYPDPELQLIFVELPKFKKTLSELTSLSDKWIYFLREAASLDNIPNNLGDVSEIELALNIANQAKMTVEELEVVERRGIMLQDEKGRITYAAEQGEAKGREKGRLQEAIALVMRLLTKRFGELPEAISTKVERLPLQDLENLTEEILDLNRLEDLERWLDEHSPS, from the coding sequence ATGAAATTTATCAGCCCCAAGGTCGATTATGCCTTTAAAAAAATATTTGGTTCAGAACAAAGCAAAGAGGTTTTAATCAGTTTCCTAAATGCCATTATTTATAAGGGAGACAAAATCATTCAATCCTTGACAATTGCCAATCCTTATAATCCAGGTCAGGCAATAACTCTAAAAGATACTTATTTAGACATAAAAGCTGTTTTAGCTAACGGCTCTGTTGTTATTATTGAAATGCAAATAGCGCGGGTAACAGCTTTTAGCAAACGGATTGTTTACAATCTAAGCAAAGCTTATAGCAATCAGTTAGGAATTGGGGAAAATTACCTGATTCTCAATCCAGTGATCGGCGTAACGATTACAGACTTTATCCTGTTTAATAACACCCCAGATGTGATCAATCAATTTGTTTTTCAGGAAAAAAACAAAAACTTTGAATATCCTGATCCAGAATTGCAGCTAATCTTCGTAGAGCTACCGAAATTCAAGAAGACCTTGTCAGAGTTAACCAGTTTAAGCGATAAGTGGATTTACTTCCTAAGAGAAGCGGCTAGTCTCGATAATATTCCTAATAATTTGGGAGACGTGTCTGAGATAGAATTGGCTTTAAATATTGCTAACCAAGCCAAAATGACAGTAGAAGAGCTAGAAGTCGTGGAGCGCCGGGGAATCATGTTGCAAGATGAGAAAGGGCGGATAACGTATGCGGCAGAACAAGGGGAAGCAAAAGGAAGAGAGAAAGGACGTTTGCAAGAAGCGATCGCTCTAGTTATGCGTCTACTTACAAAGCGTTTTGGAGAACTGCCAGAGGCGATAAGTACAAAGGTTGAACGTTTGCCTTTGCAAGACTTAGAAAATTTAACCGAGGAGATTTTAGATTTAAATCGTTTGGAGGATTTGGAACGTTGGTTAGACGAACATTCGCCGTCTTAA
- the chlP gene encoding geranylgeranyl reductase, which yields MQSVPRKRLGEKMPALRVAVVGSGPAGSSAAETLAKAGIETYLFERKLDNAKPCGGAIPLCMVSEFDLPPEIIDRRVRKMKMISPSNIEVDINLVKEDEYIGMCRREILDGFMRNRAAKLGATLINGTVHKLDIPTSNTEPYTLHYADHSDGSLSGVQKTLKVDLVIGADGANSRVAKAIDAGNYNYAIAFQERIRLPGDMMNYYEDLAEMYVGNDVSPDFYAWVFPKYDHVAVGTGTMKVNQAKIKKLQAGIRARAAKKLVGGEIIKVEAHPIPEHPRPRRVVGRVALVGDAAGTVTKSSGEGIYFAAKSARMCAETIVETSNGGTRIPTEADLKLYLKRWDKKYGITYKVLDILQTVFYRSDATREAFVEMCSDLDVQRLTFDSYLYKTVVPANPLVQLKITAKTIGSLLRGNALAP from the coding sequence ATGCAATCCGTACCTCGAAAACGATTGGGAGAAAAAATGCCTGCACTAAGGGTTGCGGTTGTTGGTTCAGGACCTGCTGGCTCGTCTGCCGCAGAGACTCTAGCAAAAGCTGGAATCGAAACCTACTTGTTTGAGCGTAAGCTAGACAATGCTAAACCCTGTGGCGGAGCCATTCCGCTCTGTATGGTTAGTGAATTTGACCTGCCACCAGAAATTATTGATCGGCGAGTCAGAAAGATGAAGATGATCTCGCCATCGAATATAGAGGTGGACATCAACCTGGTAAAAGAAGACGAATATATTGGTATGTGCCGCCGGGAAATCCTGGATGGCTTCATGCGGAACCGCGCTGCTAAGCTCGGTGCAACTTTAATTAATGGCACTGTTCATAAACTCGATATTCCCACAAGTAATACAGAACCCTATACCCTTCACTACGCTGACCATTCCGATGGGAGTCTCAGTGGTGTACAAAAAACCCTGAAAGTAGACCTGGTGATTGGGGCTGATGGCGCGAATTCCCGCGTCGCTAAGGCAATTGACGCCGGGAACTACAATTATGCGATCGCCTTCCAAGAGCGGATTCGCCTGCCAGGGGACATGATGAACTACTATGAAGACCTGGCAGAAATGTATGTAGGTAACGACGTTTCGCCTGACTTCTACGCTTGGGTCTTCCCCAAATACGACCACGTTGCCGTTGGCACGGGGACGATGAAGGTGAACCAAGCCAAAATTAAAAAGCTACAGGCAGGGATTCGCGCTCGTGCAGCCAAGAAACTCGTCGGTGGTGAAATCATCAAAGTTGAGGCACACCCCATTCCAGAGCATCCCAGACCTCGCCGAGTCGTTGGTCGGGTGGCATTAGTTGGGGACGCGGCGGGAACGGTGACGAAATCGTCGGGTGAAGGGATTTACTTTGCGGCAAAATCCGCCCGGATGTGTGCCGAAACCATTGTCGAAACCTCTAATGGTGGAACTCGCATTCCCACGGAAGCGGATCTCAAGCTTTATCTCAAGCGCTGGGATAAGAAATATGGCATCACCTATAAGGTGCTGGATATTCTGCAAACCGTCTTCTATCGCTCCGATGCGACTCGTGAAGCGTTTGTAGAGATGTGTTCAGATCTGGATGTGCAGCGACTCACGTTTGATAGTTACTTGTACAAAACGGTTGTACCTGCTAATCCTTTAGTGCAGCTTAAAATTACTGCCAAGACGATTGGTAGTCTGTTACGCGGAAACGCTTTAGCACCGTAA
- a CDS encoding (2Fe-2S) ferredoxin domain-containing protein, translated as MSAPLSQQPTRQILVCQHRTCRKQGAAKVLAAFQALPVNGVIVSGSRCLGECGNGPMVVVLPEETWYCRVHPDEVPAVVQRHIKDGQPVKVMLYRKYH; from the coding sequence ATGTCAGCACCTTTGTCACAACAACCAACAAGACAAATACTGGTATGTCAGCACCGTACTTGCCGCAAACAAGGTGCTGCCAAAGTCTTGGCAGCGTTTCAGGCTTTACCTGTTAATGGGGTGATAGTTAGCGGTAGCCGTTGTCTGGGAGAATGTGGCAATGGTCCGATGGTCGTGGTTTTACCCGAAGAAACATGGTATTGTCGGGTTCACCCCGATGAAGTCCCCGCCGTAGTACAACGGCATATCAAAGACGGACAACCCGTGAAGGTGATGCTCTATAGGAAGTATCATTGA
- the ygfZ gene encoding CAF17-like 4Fe-4S cluster assembly/insertion protein YgfZ, producing MSQALQEMQCSAGATFDPAQVQVPASFGNDAAALQAARQGVALVDLSHWGLLKISDEDRLRFLHNQSTNDFQKLKPGQGCDTVFVTSTARTIDLVTAYVTKEAVLLLVSPNRRQQLLEWLDRYIFPMDRVELADISNDSAIFSLIGPESDTLLTKLGVQLPIGDVYASHQHLNLNDIEVRIARGSGFALPGYTLIVPASNAANLWQTLTTANATPMGDRVWQQLRIEQGRPLPDYELTEDYNPLEAGLWNTISFDKGCYIGQETIARLNTYKGVKQQLWGVRLPVSVEPGTVITVDGEKVGKLTSCTPTEQGYIGLAYIRTKAGGVGLQVQVGEIEGDVVDVPFLTHEYYGSQ from the coding sequence ATGAGCCAAGCCTTACAAGAGATGCAGTGTAGTGCAGGAGCAACCTTTGATCCAGCCCAGGTGCAAGTACCAGCCAGTTTCGGCAATGATGCAGCCGCCCTACAAGCCGCGCGTCAAGGGGTGGCTTTAGTTGACTTATCCCATTGGGGACTGCTGAAAATCTCTGATGAGGATAGACTGCGCTTTTTGCATAATCAAAGTACCAATGATTTCCAGAAACTGAAACCGGGACAGGGTTGTGATACAGTTTTTGTGACCTCAACTGCCCGTACTATTGATCTGGTAACCGCTTACGTCACGAAAGAGGCGGTATTACTATTGGTATCCCCTAATCGGCGTCAACAGTTACTCGAATGGCTTGATCGCTATATCTTTCCCATGGATCGGGTAGAATTGGCGGATATCTCCAATGATAGTGCGATTTTTAGCCTAATCGGACCCGAAAGTGATACCCTGTTGACCAAGCTAGGTGTCCAGTTGCCGATTGGTGATGTCTATGCCAGTCATCAACATCTCAATCTAAATGATATAGAGGTGCGAATTGCTAGAGGAAGTGGTTTTGCACTCCCTGGATATACCCTAATTGTCCCCGCCAGCAATGCAGCAAACCTATGGCAAACCTTAACTACAGCCAATGCTACACCAATGGGCGATCGCGTATGGCAACAGTTGCGAATTGAACAAGGGCGTCCGCTTCCTGATTATGAACTGACAGAGGATTATAATCCCCTAGAAGCAGGGTTATGGAATACGATTTCCTTTGATAAAGGATGTTATATCGGTCAGGAAACGATCGCGCGATTAAATACTTACAAAGGCGTCAAGCAGCAATTGTGGGGAGTGCGCTTACCCGTATCGGTGGAACCGGGAACTGTAATCACCGTGGATGGGGAAAAAGTGGGGAAGTTAACCAGTTGTACGCCAACGGAACAAGGTTACATCGGTTTAGCCTATATCCGCACCAAAGCCGGCGGCGTTGGGCTTCAGGTTCAGGTGGGAGAGATTGAGGGTGATGTTGTAGATGTTCCCTTTTTGACCCACGAGTATTATGGAAGTCAGTAG
- a CDS encoding HAD-IIB family hydrolase: MTNVLIIFTDLDGTLIDSDTYSYQNAIPVLNTLKNNQVPVIPVTSKTRLEVETLRQSLQINDPFIVENGSGIFVPLDYNDLTLPKSNQWGDYYLHRLGCTYAEARQGLEKIATALNEPLQGFGDMSEAEICHLTGLSSDEAKQAKAREFTEPFLTPKKVTPERLNKIVQDLGYRIVVGDRFCHLIGAGAGKGKAVQWLVDSYQSARPDAKITTLGLGNSPNDLEMLEVVDSPVIVPGNKGINPGLSGKGWQVAPAPGSQGWAEAVRGVVLSPP, from the coding sequence ATGACAAACGTTTTAATCATTTTCACCGACTTAGATGGCACACTTATAGATTCTGATACTTACAGTTATCAGAATGCGATTCCTGTTCTCAATACCTTAAAGAATAATCAGGTTCCGGTTATTCCGGTTACCAGTAAGACACGCCTAGAAGTCGAAACGCTACGCCAATCCCTACAAATCAATGATCCGTTTATTGTAGAAAATGGTAGCGGTATCTTTGTTCCCCTCGATTATAACGACTTAACCTTACCCAAAAGTAACCAATGGGGGGATTATTATCTGCATCGCTTAGGTTGTACTTATGCTGAAGCAAGACAGGGATTAGAGAAAATAGCCACCGCCCTCAATGAACCCTTGCAGGGATTTGGGGATATGAGTGAAGCCGAGATTTGTCACTTGACAGGGTTGTCCTCCGATGAAGCCAAACAAGCCAAGGCGCGGGAGTTTACCGAACCCTTTCTGACTCCTAAGAAGGTAACACCAGAACGCCTGAACAAAATTGTACAAGACTTAGGATATCGGATAGTTGTTGGCGATCGCTTCTGTCATTTGATTGGTGCTGGAGCAGGTAAAGGAAAAGCGGTACAGTGGTTAGTAGATTCCTACCAATCTGCTCGACCTGATGCCAAAATTACTACCCTGGGTTTAGGTAATAGTCCCAATGACTTGGAGATGCTGGAAGTGGTGGATAGTCCGGTAATTGTTCCTGGAAATAAAGGAATTAATCCCGGCTTATCCGGTAAAGGATGGCAAGTTGCACCCGCACCCGGTTCTCAGGGTTGGGCGGAAGCAGTGAGGGGGGTTGTCTTGTCCCCACCCTAA
- a CDS encoding DUF760 domain-containing protein yields the protein MNNLSNRVPEFFDGEGEGGNLLWQYVQSLHPETVAQLSKPDPEVVQVMERNLIGMLGALPHEHFNVTVTTNRENLSRLLVSAMMSGYFLRNAQQRLEFEKSLHEVAEMYDN from the coding sequence ATGAACAATCTGTCCAATCGAGTTCCAGAATTTTTTGATGGCGAAGGCGAAGGCGGTAACTTACTCTGGCAATATGTCCAGTCTCTGCATCCAGAAACCGTCGCCCAACTCTCTAAACCCGATCCGGAAGTGGTTCAGGTGATGGAACGCAACCTAATCGGAATGTTAGGCGCACTCCCTCATGAACATTTTAATGTCACGGTTACGACCAACCGCGAAAATCTGAGTCGGTTATTAGTTTCTGCAATGATGAGCGGTTATTTTCTCCGCAATGCTCAACAGCGCCTGGAATTTGAAAAGTCGCTGCACGAAGTTGCCGAAATGTACGACAATTAA
- a CDS encoding MFS transporter gives MANPFPQKTPSEPLNLPTKLAYGVGELGGEIPGNILVFFLLFFLTNVAGLNPTLAGSVLLIGKVWDAINDPMIGYLSDRTRSPLGRRYPWMLIGAIPLGIGFGLQWFVPPTSNQWLLFAYYGGVGILFYAAFTSVVLTHNALAAELTQSYDERIDLISFKASFSIGASIFSLGLAQIIFAYVDDESQEYRILGTICAVVATLAVFLCVVGTYKRYKQIEAQRESVTQVSVLPITQQFRIAFSNFPFICVIGIYLCSWLSLQTTAAILPFFVTHWMGLPDHHFTQTALTVQGTALSMTFVWSAIAKRVGKRIIYCIGIPVTVCALMGLFFLQPNQVALMYVLAVFVGLGLSTAYIVPWSMLPDVVDFDEFNTGQRREGIFYALVVQIHKIAVAIALFLVGRSLDMSGFISSTSEQLPTTQPESALWTIRLLIGPIPAIVLMGGLAWAYFYPISRSFHGEILLKLIERRNTETLRDGGDGGDGEDYG, from the coding sequence ATGGCTAACCCTTTTCCCCAGAAAACTCCCAGTGAACCCTTGAATTTGCCCACCAAACTCGCTTATGGAGTTGGAGAACTGGGAGGAGAGATTCCGGGTAATATCTTAGTCTTTTTCTTGCTGTTTTTCCTCACCAATGTCGCGGGGTTAAATCCCACCTTGGCGGGGAGTGTTTTGCTGATTGGCAAGGTTTGGGATGCGATTAACGATCCGATGATCGGGTATTTGAGCGATCGCACTCGTTCTCCGTTAGGGCGGCGTTACCCGTGGATGCTGATTGGGGCGATTCCTTTGGGGATTGGCTTTGGTTTACAGTGGTTTGTTCCGCCTACCTCGAATCAATGGCTACTGTTTGCCTATTATGGGGGAGTTGGGATTCTCTTTTATGCCGCGTTTACTTCGGTTGTTCTCACCCATAATGCGTTAGCGGCTGAACTCACTCAAAGCTATGATGAGCGCATTGATTTAATTAGCTTTAAAGCGTCGTTTAGCATCGGTGCGAGTATTTTTTCCCTGGGTTTAGCCCAGATTATTTTTGCATACGTTGATGATGAGTCTCAAGAGTATCGGATTCTGGGCACAATTTGTGCAGTTGTCGCTACCTTAGCCGTTTTCCTGTGTGTTGTTGGCACCTATAAGCGTTATAAGCAAATTGAAGCCCAACGGGAATCGGTGACTCAGGTATCCGTTTTACCCATCACCCAACAGTTTCGGATTGCGTTTAGCAACTTCCCGTTTATTTGTGTGATCGGGATTTATTTGTGTTCGTGGTTAAGTCTGCAAACAACAGCAGCGATTCTGCCCTTTTTTGTGACGCATTGGATGGGATTACCGGATCACCACTTTACCCAAACTGCGCTCACTGTTCAAGGGACAGCCTTAAGTATGACATTTGTCTGGAGTGCGATCGCCAAACGGGTGGGTAAACGGATTATCTATTGTATCGGTATCCCTGTCACTGTCTGTGCCTTGATGGGACTGTTTTTCTTACAACCCAATCAAGTGGCATTAATGTATGTTCTGGCGGTGTTTGTGGGGCTGGGTTTGTCTACGGCTTATATTGTACCCTGGTCAATGCTTCCTGATGTGGTTGATTTTGATGAATTTAACACCGGACAACGACGGGAGGGTATTTTCTATGCCTTAGTTGTACAAATACACAAAATTGCCGTCGCGATCGCACTATTCCTCGTGGGTAGATCCCTAGATATGTCGGGGTTTATCTCCAGCACCTCTGAACAGTTACCCACGACTCAACCAGAATCAGCGTTGTGGACGATTCGTCTGCTGATTGGTCCGATTCCCGCTATTGTCCTCATGGGCGGTTTAGCTTGGGCGTACTTCTATCCGATTAGTCGTTCCTTCCATGGCGAAATCCTCCTAAAACTCATCGAACGCCGGAATACGGAAACGTTAAGAGATGGGGGAGATGGGGGAGATGGGGAAGACTACGGATGA